The genomic DNA atgagttgactaaaaaaccagaaaatggccattttttgtgggtttttcaaatggatatcaaggatgaaaaaaaatttttttttgaaaaaatcgaaaatgtagcttgtagggaatttatttaagtttattaaaatgccctttaaattactgtgtgaccattacttgctgagatatcaataatcaaagacaaaaggctcctttttcatttaaaggctgatatctcagcagtaaattgtcgtacagagaaacaaaaaaaagcaaattgtagctgaataaatttcctaaacgagccatgaattcgtttttttgaaaaaatttttcccggccccgtagacctaaaaaacaaaactaaaaaatttagaaaaattttgtctcgacttttttcttatgattccgcaaaaaccgtggctcaaaaaaatattttgctggaagatcttcaaactagagatttcaagcttcaatttgctttttttgttttttcgatgcgatcatttttcaccaaaatacggccttccaaaaatcactaaaaaatttataaaattttcttgttcctttaattttttggataagtgtatttattttattctagtTCCTGTGCCAACTGTTAACGGAATGCAAACACTGTCACCACAAGCGTTACCTACGGCGAAATCTCTTCGCTTTTTCAATGATTTAATGGACTCCATGAACGGCTCTTCTAAGCagcaaaaggaaaaaaattccgTTCCTTAACATCAGCCTGTAACTGATAAAAGCCCACATACTGCTTTTTAGAAAGCAAGTTCAATAATATTGCGTAAGATGCGATTCGTTGATTTACGAActcgtataaaaaaagttttagtcCCGACACTTGATGATTGGCTATTAAACGCAAAGGCTTTTCCAAAACTGTtagaatgattaaaaaaatggatttcGACAATTTTCTCCACGCGCTATTAATCAGGATCGCCTGGAAAATTTGTTTGGACGTTTGCGACAAAGGAGTCGGAATCTGAAGCCTTcttgttatcaattattattattattattattattattattattattattattattattattattattattattattattattattattattattattattattattattattattattattattattattattattattattattattattattattattattattattattattattattattattattattattattattattattattattattattattattattattattattattattattattattattattattattattattattattattattattattattattattattattattattattattattattattattattattattattattattattattattattattattattattattattattattattattattattattattattattattattattattattattattattattattattattattattattattattattattattattattattattattattattattattattattattattattattattattattattattattattattattattattattattattattattattattattattattattattattattattattattattattattattattattattattattattattattattattattattattattattattattattattattattattattattattattattattattattattattattattattattattattattattattattattattattattattattattattattattattattattattattattattattattattattattattattattattattattattattattattattattattattattattattattattattattattattattattattattattattattattattattattattattattattattattattattattattattattattattattattattattattattattattattattattattattattattattattattattattattattattattattattattattattattattattattattattattattattattattattattattattattattattattattattattattattattattattattattattattattattattattattattattattattattattattattattattattattattattattattattattattattattattattattattattattattattattattattattattattattattattattattattattattattattattattattattattattattattattattattattattattattattattattattattattattattattattattattattattattattattattattattattattattattattattattattattattattattattattattattattattattattattattattattattattattattattattattattattattattattattattattattattattattattattattattattattattattattattattattattattattattattattattattattattattattattattattattattattattattattattattattattacactcTTACGGACATGCGTTGACGTGACAATTAGTCATGTGATCATGACACTATGATTTGTGTAGTTTCACACGGCTACGAGACGGGGAAAACCGGGAACCACACGGCTCAAGACGAAGAAGACAactcacattgtctcaatacatgtattttacatatatttatatgaaattatcaacgaatgttatttttgaactcAAGTCAACCAATTACGATAGGCTATGACAAATttccttgaaaaattaacCATGAGGATACAAACAATACCtagattttagaataaatctacctaaaaaccATAGTGGCCACTTCGGGTCCTACTATGTACGGGACCAACTTCGGGTCCAATTAAGTTAGAACTGAGAATTTACACCAAGCTACCTCACGTTCTGAAAAATCAGGACTAGGAGTTCGCACATAGCCGCCTTCACACCCTTAAActacaaattttatagaaCAAACTTTATTCTGGACCAACTTCGGTTCCTTACTAAATTAAGAACAGAGAGTTCGCACATAGACGCCCTCAGGTCCTTTGAATGCACATACACATATTCATATCAATCTTATCATCCATACTAATCTTTACAACAACCCGCCGAATGTTCAAATTCTTAGAAGATAAATTTCCAACTTTAAGCGACTCAATCAAATTTCAATACCAGCTTGTCTTTTCTGCTTTCCCTTTAGTTGATATCTGTTTATTGTATTCAAGTTATTACTAagatgtaaattaaatttccacgacgcattgaaataattatttaaaaaatttaaggctATATTATCCTGTTTGGCGGAGATCCCCAGTAAACATCCATATTGTTATTTTGTGATTTAATAGAAACAAATGTTTTAGTCGATcgcgattaaaattatttaaacacttgtcgtaatattaattaaataaatgcaaGCCAGCACTGGTTTGCTGTTGGGATGTTGGAAAAGTaggtatattaaaaaatataacaatatttttatttgtcacagcacataATATCACTGGATTACAAAATTGAatcgttgatttaatttattaatactgtTAATTGTCTGATCTCATGAATACGTAATTTATTGAATGCAAATTATGAAATTGAGCCTGCGTAATtgattgaaataattgaagtaATGAATCTGAGTTTATTTGAACACTGATTTAAGTGTAAAAATTTCGTGAGAAAAAGTAACATAAATTCAGAGGTTACCGAGCAAAGTTAATAGTTGAACACTTTGATAACTATGTTTAATAGCGTCAAACGCATAAATAATTGGGTTCATTGAGttccaataataataatttacactgattttaaattggttatgaacacgtggtagcatgataATAGAGACTGCCGAGcgagaataatattttaatttaattaaaatattgagcataatgataattaattaattataatattgagtCTTTCATTTATATGAgcacttgaattaattaattgatgaatAATTGAGCACCTGGAATGGTTCCCGTCGGAGTAACCTCTTTAAAAACGTGGTCGTTGATCACTGGAATTCTGAGTTCTtggtattaattattttgttgcgTTCTGATTGgtgaattatataaataattatataatttggGAGCTCGTGAGATTAATTGGAGCACGTGTTAACACTTAACTTTATATATAACGAAagataatggcgtcggtcttctcGACACGAGGTAGGAAACAGCAAATGCGCATGCACCGCACTGGGCATGAtcaagtttatatttatagaagAGGCCCCAGGAGGTGCTGCCTCTACCTGCCGGAAGTACAACtacatttgaattcaaatgtagttgtgattacgcaacaaCACTAAAACATTAGATGACTGAAGGTCTCTGATACCTGGAAGCTAATCGAGGACCGATCTTCTACCCTTAAGCCTTCCCCCAAATTAACTTCGTCAGtgtttaaaatgtttaaaacagaaaaactgtttacattattaaaattttaaaataattttaaaatatttacaaaataattatttacagcaagattaaaatttccgatcaaaaatatttacaaaactaCTATTTACAAGTTTACTATTTACAGCATTTCTAAACACaggattattatttacaagatTAATTACCGATTCACTACggttattttcaattttattgttaatatggTGATAGTGATTTGACtgactattaaaaattatcattatcactaactattttaaaaaaaatacggcTATTTTCAATTTGATTGTTAATATGGCGATAGTGATTCTACtgactattaaaaattattattatcactaactatttaaaaaaaaaatacggttattttcaattttattgttaatatggCGATAGTGATTCTACtgactattaaaaattattattatcactaacaatttttaaaaacaatttactcGAGTTATtggtattatcattattactaccgtagttattttcattattcttattccaatcattattaaaattactacccGAATCATCCTTATTGAAATTATCTTGAcacaaatgatttaaattcGTTAGTGTAATTATCTATTTTAGTGAAGATTTGattgttatttcttttattatttcactCAGTtttaaccctgattaaaaactccgattgaatccgattaaTAACGTCCTATCAGATTTAATCAGAAATTTCTGATTGACATTCAATCAGTTTCAATCAGATTCAgacaaaaacaatttaaatcaattcaaaaattggaaTTTGGGATAAGTGAACAGAAATTATTCGAAACGGTTCAAAATTGAGTAagaaaaggccattcggcagccgaaatggaagtagatatttcattatatatttaattatttcaatccgTTAGATGGACGGTGGCGTTTAAAGATTTATATAAAGCACATGAAGCCAATTATATTTATGCTtgtcaattttgaaaaaacactTGATGTATCTTTATTGTTGagattttaaaagttttacgTTGCAGTAATCTGAATTGGAGCAGttccataaatttattaaaaagtcgAAGAACGAATGCCACagctaaatttaaataaataaataggtaATTCttgttgaatataaaaaaatagtactgATATATGAAGCTCATTTGATAAGCAAAATTTGatacacaaaatttaaatgatattcaaCTATTATGTATTacttaaaagttaataaatgagaaagcgaaaaaaaaaattttttctatttttctgaaaattttgaaattcatcaaattattaaaaaatttgtcgaaAGAGTAAGCGACATAGCTTAGATTAAAGCTAACCGACTGAACTTAAAGATTCAATCACCAAAAATAGATTGTATCTGTAAGATCAGAAGTTATTTAAAGATTAATCAAGAAAAGTCgtaatttattggaaaattaacaaatttttagatgactataacttctaaactttcTGGCCGATTTAGTTCATCTTCGAAAGGAACTGAGCTAATTATCTAAAGAATATGTATACAAAATTTCATcaagatcggtgtagaattgtgGACGCTATTGTGGGAAAACCACGCGTCATATcgtatatattagggtgtttcattTTAAGGCTATATTTTCAACTTCCTgctgagaaaatcgatgattttcaaaaaattcgggaagttattggtttcaccccaattttcaaaaatcgggttttgatcatatgtcgacgtttgaaggtgctaggatgctattctgatattttcagagcgatgtctgtatgtatgtatatttgtgTGAGTATGTGTgtttgtgtatgtatgtgtgtatgtgtgtgtggatgtaaacctctcatatctttttaatgaaaaaaccgatttagatggttcttgcggcattcaAAAGATTCCTTatgaacttagattttcagaATATTTTAGATCATCTAGTCAAATAGACTCTGAGATATTTGAGAAATatgagaaaaaacaattttttttttcgttttttttggatattttgaaaactgttAGATCGATCGATTccgaaatctaatcagctctggaactcgataaaagctttcgattgctgccaagaacgtctcaatcagataatccgttcgtaAGATATCGTTAACgaaagaaatagtaaaaaacagttttttgcaaatttcatcgaaacgactaaaccaatcattcacaaaattttatcagctctaaaCCTCAATGAAACGCttattgccacctcaaccgcctcgatcggataatccgtttgagagatatcgtgcACGAAAGAAcggaaaaaaatcgttttttttttcgtttttcgtgaatatttcggaaactatcgaatcgataaattccaaaatctaatcagctttagaactcgataaaagcatTTGATTGCTACCAAGAACGTCCTAATCGGATAAGCTcgtagagctcgaaaacagcgggaagtttaggggctggcctgcagggtaaccgatgcccagatttttttaactttcgctaagaaaattgacgattttcgaaaaattgggaagttattgttttcaccctgATTTCCGAAAAGCAAAATTTtgtcagatgtcgacgttttgagatcctaggaagctattctgactattttcagaatgatgtccaagtgtcctgaaaatttcagatcatttgatcaagtagactcgataaTATTagtgaattatgaaaaaaaaaaattttttttttttagctttttattgatttctcagaaacgacttatatgatcaacttcaaaatctaatcaactctagaacttaataaaacgcgtcgattgccgccttagctgTCAACATCGGTCAATTagttcctgagatatcgtgggagaaagaaatgctaaaatcggtttttttcgaaaacaatggcacagagaagtattttcgagctcgaagatacacatatatatatatatatatgtagtgaCTACGTTACTActtatattattgatattcaTAATTTCGGATGAGTCCATCAATCATCGATTGTCATCGATCGCCGAATATTTCCCCCATGCGGACACGATATTCGGTAGCAACAGTACACACCAGTACACAGTACAGTACACACGTAAAATAGAGAGATACACGGCAACTAAATAACACATATCTAATGCGACCAGCATTACCTGTATtatataattcaataaataaaactaattttcattattttgttaaCACTAATAATTGGAgtcagataaattatttatcgtagtGATTAAGTTCCATGAACCTCATCCCAGTCACTACATTGTCGACTGCCCGACGTGATATTCGAGAGGACGCCATTTCGTGCACAAGTTCCACGTGGCAAATAGCACGTTAAGTGTATAACATCGTGTCTTCGCTGATATCTGATCGCGACATATTAATTCCGCGAGTTTTTTACAACAGTGAAGTGAGTGAATTAAGTGTTGTACAAGCCTTTTATCACGGCTGGCGCATTGCGGGGCATTTTGGACATATGCCGCACTGGTTTATAATTTAAGGGACACCATCGGGTCGCAAACTAAATTGTGAtgaaagtgatcagtaaatttCTGTGCAAAAtacagtgaataaaaattatcgttcGCGTTCAATTTTCGCCCGGTGATAATTTTCGTGCGACTCGAAGCGTCTCGAACATTCCTAAACGGTGAGTCAGCTTCGACGAACACTAATCTGCTCACAGTGGTATTATAAGTTTTGTATTTTGTAAGGGTTTGCCCTCGCCTCCCCGTACTAGGAAGTTCGGACAATCCTCCGGTAGTAACTTGGGTATTTGAAGTTTTTGGGTTCTGAAATGTCTGACGCAGCCGAGTACGCAGCTCGATTTGGAATAGGGGAAaggttgttaaaataatataacaaatGATTCTAAATATCATTCTAGctcttttattaataataaataattatttgttaaatatatacacttaatgtttaatttatttgtaatttataattaataaatcaggAGTTTCGCGATCTGGTTTCACTGCGCATGCGCCACTTCCGTTTCACCGGGATACAAGTCCCaactttattaatataaattttcccaatacatttaattataacaataatttacgagtctttaatttaatttaaactagtAAAGAAATTCGACAATGTCGAGGGAAAATCctgacaaataaaattaactgataataaattactgcATGCACAGGGATAGAAAATAatgtgaataaatttaataaatggaATTTAGAATGAAAGACGATAAATTAATGAGGGAATATCCTCCACAAAATTAATAAGGGAATCTCCTCCACGTGTTTGACAAActgtaatattataaaattcccAAAACCTTTATTCCAAGGAACTTACATCGACCTGTCCTAGGTGTTTAGCCGTAGTAGTCATCTCAAACGTAAATCGACAGGGTCCTCCTTCTGGTGTAATTCGAGGTGGAACGTAGTTGTAACGACTCTTAGAAAAACTGCACTTATAATTTATGGCGTCTGCCTGAATAAAGACTTTGTTACAACGTTGGAAACAAAACAGCACAAAAGAAATCTTGAGCGACCGCTCAGTTCGGCTAGTTGGTGAGAATTAATTGTTGATTGTGTCGTCTGGCAACGAGGTGTCCAGTTTACCCCTACCGTCGCGCCGTCGAACCGAATTCGACGCAAGGGCGGGTGCGCAGATAAAAAGGGcgcaaaatttaatttttgctgaCCTGGCAGTCGAACACCAGGTCACCCCGTTACAATTTGTTCTATTGTGTGAGTGTGTCTGATACATTTACTATGTCAGATCCCAAGGTAGGCGATGAGTTTGTTGACGCTAAACCAACGATCGTCAACTCGCTCAAGACACCTCACTTTAACCCATAACGAGTGAGTTTATGGTTTGCGTAGCTTGAATCTCAGTTTGCGATCCACGGCGTAACCGCTGCTTTAgcttcatcatcatcttcgCAGGAGACGATCACATTGTAGAAACAAGTAAGCGAACTATCTCGTCAGGTAGCAGCACTGACGACAGCTTTCCACCGGAACCGCAGCAGATCTCCAGCTCGAAAACAAAACCAACGCTCCCGAAGCAAATCGAAGCCACGCAAGCTTGATAAAACAGGCATCTGCTATTACCATACAAAGTTTGGTGAAACCGCGTCCAAATGTACGCCAGGCTGCAAGTTTGCGGAAAATGTGAACGAGAGTCACTAGCGGCGGAAAGCGACTCTCTCGCATCTTCAAACCGCCTTTTTGTCGTCGATCTAACCACGAATACACGATATCTCGTGGATTCTGGTTCAGATCTTTCCATTTATCCATACGGGCGGATGAAATGCAAACCTACACCAGTAGGATACCAACTTCACGCAGCAAATGGATCGTTGATCGAAACATACGGTTGCATTACACTGTCGTTAAACCTCGGTTTACGTCGAGAATTTACGTGGAGGTTCATCATCGCTGACGTCACGAAACCAATCATTAGTGCCGATTTTCTAAGTCATTTAACTTGTTAATCGACCTCAAACACAAACAATTACGTGACGGCTCCACTGGTCTCCAAACACGCGTGAATTTAGTACGCTCGGATGCAAAATGCATCAAATTAATTGAAGGTGATATAGTTTTCCATAAACGGTTATCAAACTACCCGGCTATAACTCGACCTGAAGTAATCACTTCAGCAAGGAAGCAATCCACAGTGCATCACATCAAGACGACATCGGGACCTCCAGTATCGTGTAAAGCATGACGTCTTGTGccaaataaattgaaaattgctCAAGAAGAATTTCGCAAGATGGTTCAACTGGGTATCGCACGTCCATTGACCAGTCCTTGAGCATCTCCATTCCATTTTGTACCCAAGAAATCTGTAGATTGGCGACCATGTGGCGACTATCGACCACTCAATGCTCGCACGATacacaatgattacccggtcTGACGACTTGACATTTTTACCGCAACGCTgcacgataaaaatatattttcagtgCTAGATTTGGTTATATCCTTCAACCGAATTCCCGTCGGTGAAGAAGACATCGAGAAGACAGCCATCATTACACCTTTTGGCTTGTTCGAATTCCTATACATGACGTTTAGACTTCGAAATGCCGCGCAAACTTTCCAAAGTTTCATCGATGAGGCCACACGAGACCTACCGTTTGTCTTCCCGTACATCGACGACGTGCTGGTAGCTACAGAGAACGAAGAGCAACATCTCGAGCAcctaaaagttttatttcagCGCTTACAAGACTACGGACTTGTCATCAACGCAGCCAAATTGGCGTTGGGCCAGCACgaggtaaaatttttagttcatCACATCAGCAACAAAGGTATTAAGCCGTTGTCCGACAGGGTAGACGCAATTATTTACCTAAAGTTTCTGTATTACGTGGTTTTCTAGGTACTATAAATCTCTACAggaaatttattagaaatgcTGCAGAAATCCTTGCACCGCTGAATAAATTGCTCGAGGGGCTAAAAGTCAAAGGATCAAGACTGATTGTTGAGACACCAGAGCTCGAACAGGCCTATGACAACGCAAAGCAGGCATTAGCCAACGCTACAATGCTTGTGCATCCGAACGACGAGACAACTTGGGCTATTTTCTCTGACGCATCAAACACATCCAATGGTGCAGTTGACTAGTTGACGGAAAATGGCAACCACTTGCTTTCTTCAGCAGAAAACTACAGCcatctattcaaaaattatcgatttaCGATCGTGAACTTTATGCCATCTATGAAGCTGTCAGACACTTCCGTCAAATTTTTGAAGGTAAACAGGTTGCAATTTACACCAACAATAAACCATTGCTTTTTGCTTTTCAGCAACGTACTGAACGAGCATCACCGTGGCAATTTTGTCACCTCGACTTTATTGGCCAATTCACGAGGGATTTCGGAGACATTTCTGGACACGAAAACATCGTTGCAGACACGCTGTCGCGCGTTGAAGCCATTCCAACGCCGATTACTACGCACGAGCTGGTAAACGCTTAGAAGTACGATCCTGTACTACGAGATCTTCTTGACAACGCAGCAACGTAACGACAATGGCAACGAATTGTCTTCAACGACCATCCGGCCGCAGTTTATTGTGATGTTTCATCAGGTAAACCACGTACGTACGTTCCTGGTCAACTTCGAAAGAAAGTTTTTGATATACTGCACTCTCTGGCACACCCCGGCACCAGAGCATCTCAGAAACTGGTGAGCAAACGCTACGTTTGGCTATCAATCCAGAAAGATTGTCGAGAATGGGCCAAAGCTTGCATGAACTGCCAGCCAAACAAGATTCATCGTCACGTGTCTTCACCTCTCGCTCGTTTCGAATTGCCGACGCAACGTTTTGAGCATATTCACATTGATTCAGTCTCTCCACCAGTATCTCGCGGCTACAACAAGTGCCTGACGATCGTTGACAGATTTACCCGGTTTCCAGAAGCCGTGGCACTTAAAAATGGAGACGCAGATACTGTTGCACCCGCGCTGTTTAGAGAATGGATCTCAAAAGACGGTGTACCAACTGGAATAACGTCCGACCAAGGAGGACAATTTAAATCGTTGTTGTTCCAAtctctaaataaattatttggcaTCACacattgagacaatgtgaattgtcatcttctCCCTCAGCCTTGCAGTTCTCatttttccccgtctcgttgccgtctgaaaccaCCTAAAGCTAGTCATAGTGCCATGGCCACATGACTAGTTATCACCTCAACGCATGACCGTGAGGGGAAGTGGGAAGCGAGCCCAAAAACTCAGCCCTAAGACCCTACGGTGATTGAacttcacttcgatcctggatcaattagcgataagacgtataatttagttttactgtcatatactagcaatttatttgcgactttgttaatacagataactactttgtaaatcgggaaattaacttgcgtTATAATGGTAGTACTAGCAATTCTCTTGCGATATACTTTACTGTCGaagtttactgattattataaacaaagttagttcaaataaatattactgtacgttaccggcgatatactcgcgatataaaatttatactgtgCCACGAATCTGTCTACCTTGTATCCAGCGCTTGcattttcttgtaagtaattttgattattataattggcaataaacttgcaaagtattctgattaattccttTTATTCCATCTTTCACTGTTCATCCTACttatttcctattttactggtatattgttaaatagtctgataaaataaatattaattaagttacaaatagtaatttgacCATCAACaataatattctataattttataagccgtgaggtaagttgataagttttctcatacgttgccgagtttgaataagtgcgggtctttgctttgcaagaaccccagcccactgctctgtccagcataaataaaaatttcgtagaagccagcctaagccagggttcaacccgcggattctggtggctgctggtaaaaatcgcgaagacgaaaagcgatttgtctcaacatttattaacaaCGCCGTATCGTCCT from Microplitis mediator isolate UGA2020A chromosome 7, iyMicMedi2.1, whole genome shotgun sequence includes the following:
- the LOC130671592 gene encoding probable serine/threonine-protein kinase clkA — translated: NNNNNNNNNNNNNNNNNNNNNNNNNNNNNNNNNNNNNNNNNNNNNNNNNNNNNNNNNNNNNNNNNNNNNNNNNNNNNNNNNNNNNNNNNNNNNNNNNNNNNNNNNNNNNNNNNNNNNNNNNNNNNNNNNNNNNNNNNNNNNNNNNNNNNNNNNNNNNNNNNNNNNNNNNNNNNNNNNNNNNNNNNNNNNNNNNNNNNNNNNNNNNNNNNNNNNNNNNNNNNNNNNNNNNNNNNNNNNNNNNNNNNNNNNNNNNNNNNNNNNNNNNNNNNNNNNNNNNNNNNNNNNNNNNNNNNNNN